The segment GTTGATAAGTTTTATAAAACATGAAGATGGCAAAGGCTTCAGCTTAAGTTTCTTTTTACTAAATTTACTTAAGACCTCAAACTCTTGTGCTTGCAATAACTTTCTAAAAGCAGAAGTAGTGTTGCGTTTTATTACCTTAATAAACTATTCACCTCTTTGAAACAAGTAATTTTTACTGTGCTATCTAACAGCTGAACCAGTGGCACAAAATTGAGATGGTATTTACTGCAGCAAGGTCCCTGTAAATCAAAATCTGAGCTTTATGTAAAAATCTTATTTATAAAAAGTACAATACTAAGTACAGTGAGAATGGAGcctggagcagcagtgctccctGGCAGGGCCGTGTAGAAGTGGCTTTTGCTACAGTGCTTGCTTAATGGCACAAGTGAAAAGCTAAATAAGGCAAACACTTTAAGAGGCAGTTTTCTGTAAACTTCTTGGGGTGGGGGCCTTTCTCTCTTGGGACAAATGCTGATTTGGGATGGGTAAGATCAGAAGGTATGACATTTGGCTATACCTGACACATCACATCACAGATTAGGACAGCTCCTGCTGGCTGATACCAGTTTACTTCTTTTTAGGAGAGAGGTTATCACTGTAGCCGTCTGCCTTTAACTGTTACAATGTGCAGTGTCCAGCTTCTACCCCCTATGGAGGAAATCACCTCCATAATCTTTCTTACTGAAAGATACAAAATAAGCTAAGTAAACAGAAAAGTTTCCTTAGCTTAAAGCTCCATAAGAACCCTACAATGATTACTAAGCTACTTTGTAAGGGGTATGTAGCTCGACAAATGCTTTAACTAGAATATGTATTCCCTCCCACTTGGTACCCAGTAGTGATAAACTCTAATGACACTTGGAAAACAAACTGATCTTGAGGAATTTTGGCTTCTTCTCATGTTCTCACTTGGAACTTCCCAGCTTTTGTGACATATTTGACTCCTTTAAACGGCTTATATTTCTCCCCATACATGTCTAAGCGGTTTACTTTCAAGCCTGTGTCAAAAAGAAGAggtaaggaaaggaaaaaattatctTCCTGATCATAAGAACCAACACAATATTTGTTTAACAATGCGCACTTATCAGTAAATCTATATTAACCAATGTCCCTTCTACCATTCATGCTTTATGGCACTGTGAGGGTATGGTTTTGGTGAAAACTCCCATGTGGACAGGAGAATGTCTTTaaggaaaattccattttgtcTGAGTATGACTGTATCCCTCTTTGGTGCCTAACTGAAGGTAGGAGTAAGGGGAAGCTCTGTGAAATAACGTGGTCCCCAAAATCACCAGTACCTGAGAGGTTGGTCACACAGTGTAAAGGCAAACCAAACCTGTTGCTCTTTCTAGACAGGGAATGTTAATTACCATTCTAAGTTCCCAATAGTTGAGCTCAGCAAAACTCAAATTACCCTTAAACAAGTACATGGTTACCTGAAATAGCAAGCTGTTGGATCTTGAACTGTATGTTGAGGCTTGGATTCTCTTCTGGCTTGGGTGCTCCAGACTGTAAATTAACCAGTCCTTTAAGATTTGGGAGCTTCTGTGGAGTAATTTTTCCCACATCCCATGTTAgtaccttaaaaacaaaataaaagccaaaaaaacacCTGAACCACTTGGTAAAGACAAATATTCCATCAACTTCAGTACAAAACGAAGCAGAGTCTTAGAAACAAGAGACTTGGAAATCTACACAGTTTTACCACTAATTGGTTCTGTGACCTTGAACAGAAAGGAAGAATGGAGAaccaacatttgttgaatatcaACTTTTGAAATATAGCACTGTGCTTAGCACTACTCATACATTATTTCATAATAACATCTAAATTaggttatgtctttttttttttttttttttttacaaaggaagaaattaaggcttaGATTTAGAGATTAAGTGACTCACTCAAGGTTACAAAGCTAGAGACAAGGTGGGATTTGAACCTAAGACTGATTTAtagtattttttccattatacCACTTTCTTTACTTTTCCCTGGGCCTGTTTATTTTTCATAACATTAGAATGGCTTAGATTGGTGTTTCTAAACTTTGTTCAAATGAAATCTTTAGTATAGAAGCTTAATGGTAGATGAAAGTAAAGCCGTTATAGCTGAAGATGGGGTTAAGGGCCAAGGATCTTCACTTCCTAGTCTTGAGTGATCTCTGGGGAGGTTCTTCAAATCCTTAGGACTGGGCTGGATGATCTTTAACATTCTATTATATCATTCAGAGATACATACGCCTTTTCATTTATCAGGCAGCTCATCAGTGATTCTGTTGTTGAAAAGAATCATATTTTTTAACACAAGCAAGGTGAGAGAAAATTCATCTTTTATAGCTTCTCTGAAAACTGTCTGCTAGAAACATGTACATGTAGGGTGAGGAAGCAGCTTTCCTGGTTCAACATCCCCTATGAAAGGGTATGAAATGATGCTTTTAAactaaaagggaagagaaaggtcCTAATGATCAACTTCCAGAGAAAATTTGACAATTACTAGACTCTAACATAGTCTTATCTCCACAttatgcttttctctttttaaaaagcttttccatcttctttctcATTAGATCGTGGAAGGAGTCTCCAAATTATCAATGGTTAAGTAAAGATACACTCTGAAATCTCAGTGGTGCAGTCTATTCTGTTCACCTTGTCATTAGCAGATTCAAGATTCTCTCCACAGCCAAGGGCAGAAGCACAGCACAGTAGGTTCTCTAGGTTTTGGTAGGaactttagtttttgttttttttttaaaagatttattttatttatttctctcctcttccgccctcccccccagttgtctgttctctgtgtccatttgctgcatgttcttctttttgtttgcttctgttgttgtcagcggcacgggaatctgtgtttctttttgttgcgtcatcttgctgcgtcaattctccgtgtgtgcggcaccattcctgggcaggctgcactttctttcgccctgggtggctctccttacagggcgcactctttgcgcgtggggctcccctacgcgggggacacccctgcatggcgggggactccttgcgtgcatcagcactgcacatgggccagctctacatgggtcaaggaggcctgggccttgaaccacggacctcccccatgtggtagatgggcgcccaagccactgcgccaagtccacttcccggaaCTTTAGTTCTGAACAAGATACTGCCACATCCCATTCCTCCCCCCTGTCCCCCAATCACAAAATAAAGATTACAGAAACACTTGCTCACTCTTGATCTGAAGTGGCTGTACCTTGGTGACTGGATCAAATGTATAGCTGCCTTGTGTTGGTGTCAGGTTCATATTCAGCACAACTTTTGGCATGTGAACTGTCACTGTAATTCCTTCAATAGTTTTTCCCATATTCTGCTTTGGTCCAATGGTAATATCAAATCTGCCACAAGAACTGTTCTCCTTAAAGCTGATGCTATGTTTCACATACACTGGAATTGCcactagactaaagagagaagaaacaaaagcATTTATACACAATTAATGGTGTGGGACAGCTCCAGAGGTGGCCTGAAAGCCTAGGTCCAGAGTATCCTTCCCTGTCTCCAACCCCAACTCTTGTGCCTTCAGTCTCCAGAGCTGTAAAATCAGTATCTGCATAAGGTAAAGCTGGGTACAGCACAATGTTCTCATACCATTGGATGGGAACTGTATGATTTCTGAGCAACAAGTATACAAATCAAGATAGAAATCTGAAGTTTAACTGCAGTATGAACAATTGAGGCAAATGGCCCTaggtaaaaaaatgaattaagatCTCATAGAATAATTCAAAATTCTACAAACTAACTAAAGCAGTTCCTATGTGATgagccaaaacaaaaaacaaaacaattcctcTGCTTTTAAGTCCTATCCTGATATTACCCAAATACTTCATTCTGTTTTGAAAAGGACAAACCAGCTACAAATCACCATGTTAAACTGTTCATTTAAACTCAATAAAGAGAAGAGTGACTTTTTAAAGCTGGTTAGATAGGAGATGTCCTAGAGAGACATGGAAATAGGTTTGTCTCCTGCTGTTAGCAATGAAGTTTACAGCCGATGGTATAATTAAGATACGCCTTCATGGTTTGCTCAGGTCATGCATTTTCTAAATTCCTACTCTCAGCTATACATTTTACTATGGTCCCATTAACTACTACTCTATACTTTTAGATTCAAGGTACACTGATTACTTTAGACATGTATTTTAACCAATTTTCACTGGGTCTCCTGTGACATAGCTAAAGGGAGCAATGATGAACTCAGGTATCCAACTGCCAGATGAAATAGGAAAAGGTAAATTCTACCCATGACATTGGAAAATGATGGCAGATTCTGGATGCTCCATTAACCTACTTTTGTGAGCTGACACGGTATGATATTAGTCGGAAATTTCCATCTGGAGGAATAAATGACAAAACTCTTTCAGATTCCCAACGCTTGAACCTGATGCAGGGGTGGAAGCTGACATCATCCAGAAGCCTTGGGTTCTGCCAGGAAACAGGAGACAGCCATATTCATAGAGTAACTGTACacagatattatgaaaaattatgttctttaaagacaaaacaatcatataaaaGTTTATGATACTTTATAGTGTTTTATAGTGCTTTAAAAGTTTGCAAACACTTTATATATCCATATTTATATTTGAATCTCAAGAACTCTATGAGAAAAGGTGAGTAGTAGAATTTCCAtttcatagattaaaaaaatcaaagttcaAAGAGCTTAAGGTCAACACAAATTAGTGGAGGAGGACCAGAACTCATTTCTCTGGATTGTTCTTAACAAGAGTGATGCTGAATCTAAAATGATGTAAAAGTCCAATGCCCTTTCATATCAGTTgataattttgtaaaaaaatgacACTGTAGATTTGTAGAAATAAACCAGCCAATTTAAGCTGTGTCTAGCACACTCAGGCAAAGCcctttcctcagcctttccataAAGGCCATTTTCATCATGTAAGCTATTGTCTTGGAAAGCCATACCAGGAATATTCTGAGATAATCCTTTGCAATCTTAAGATGCAAACCTGTCTCAGTAATTATCATTTATTTGGTGTTCCCTATATGTGGCTGGCATGCAAAGGGCTACAAAACAGGAGAGCAAAACTTACcatgaaagaaagggaaagatcAGGCATTCCAGACAGTTTAATGCAAGCATCAATGACCCCCTGAATTTCTGCAAAGACTGTAGAtcctgaagaaagaaagaaaatggtgaTAGCATCAATGGAATCTGGGTCTGTACTAGAGTTATCACTATATCTGGAGTACTGGAGATCCTCCAAGGGTGTCAGACTTACTGAAAGCTTTGCACCTCTATTAACAGGTCAGTGGACAGAGGATCCATTTACACCAGGCCAGACAGCATCTTCACTGAGTGCCCTGGTCTGTACCTAACTCTGGTTGGAATGTAATTCAAAGGAAAATCAAACCTTTTTCCTTCATAGCATCACCCTTGTAAGACTGCTGGATATGaagttaaaatatttctaaattctaGAAACAAGTTTCTCAAGAAATGGACTAAGCTCCCtactaatttaaaagaaataagagcTATGATTTATTATTCTGTAGGATGTGATACATATAATGAAAAGGGCACACAGGAGAAGATATATTGGCAATAATTCACAATAACTCATCATCGTCATACCAACTAGCTATCTGAACTTAGGCAGGTCACTTAACCTTTTCTGGGCCTTAGTTGAATTACGTATTAAAATGGCAGATTGGATTAcgtattttaaataataaaattttatgattCTAATAGATTATTTTGTCTGGttaaaaaaagaggcagaaaggggACTCTAATAGTAGTACTGCACATAAAATTGAAGCTAAAGAATGatatatgagggaagcagatttggctcaatggatagagtgcccacctaccatatgggaggtccagggttcaaacccagggcctcctgtcccatggtgagctggcccacgcgcagtgctgatgcgcgcaaggagtgccgtgccacgcaggggtgtcccccacataggggagccccatgcgaaaGGAGTGCgtcccggaaggagagctgccttgagtgaaaaaagtgcagcctgcccaggagtggcatcacacacacacacagagctgatgcagcaagatgacgcaacaaaaagattcccggtgctgctgacaagactgTAAGTAgatacagaggaacacacagcaaatggacacagaaagcagacaactaggggaggggggggggaagaggggagagaaataaaaaataaatctttaaaaaataagaatgatatatgatagatgctcaataaatgttagaatGAATAAATGGCAATAAGAAGAGGTATATAGGGAAAAGACTGGATTAAACGAAGATATCACAAAAcctcatttaaaatgttttggaaatcTCAACTAAAGTGGTTATGAAAATGATATATAACCCTGGGCAAAACAAACATTCTTAAACCATGAGAAATGAAATGCTTTTCTGCTTAAGCCATACTGCCAAGGGATTTCAATATTCTTACTGCTTGTGTCAGCCGAGTAAGACCATATGCACTCAATTACCTGATTTATCTATAATTGCATCTATTTCTTCAATGACATCAAAATAGGCTTCGTTGTTTGTATACTTTACCCCTGCCCGGCGCCATGGGATGTTGGATAGCTGCCCAGTGGGGAGTGTGTCCCCAACATTACTACTGCCTAGAAAtcagaaaaggagaaagcaaaGCTGATGCATGAAATGGTCATCAAAAAACctattaacaggaaaaaaaaaaagaatgcttaagCTGCTTCTTCAATGTTTgggcttttctttattaaagttGTGGATAGTTTCCAGGAGAATTGTTGGAGACACAGCCATATCAACATGATCAAATTTCTAGAAGACAGAAATAGGCCATTTGGTCCTCTCTACCCGCCACGCCAGTTAAATCCATTTGCTTATCTTTTGCTTCCTGTGTGTTAGCAGTAACCTAACCTAATTTCAGCAGCTGAAAAACAAAATCTAACGCTACAAAAAGAGGCTGGTTGTTTAAAACCTGCTGATAAAATGTTTTCACTTAGTATACAGAATGATATCTAGGTCCTTTGGTATTCAGCTTAATTTTACATGAGATACTGCCAGGCAGACCTCAGTGGAGTAACTGAAGAACATACTTTAGCTTTCCCATTTTAAGGTCAGCATACCCATACGGCTACAATATGGCAAATGTTTAATATCTGGCTAATTTCCAGGAAAACTGACATAGGTCTGGAAATAAGTCTGGTTGTCTAAAATAACATAACTTGAGCTGTGACATTTAACATTTTGGTTACTTTCCATTTCAAAAGCAGAACATGcttaataaagaaaatgtggaaagttCAGAAAAGTGATAAAAAAACAGCCTATCTTCTAGTCATCAAAACATAACTACCAttaacattttggtatatttctttAGAATTTTCCCCCATACATAGgttacaattattattttttctattttaataattatgtttttttctgattGTACTTTTATATATAGTTGCAATCATACCATCTATATAATTTTATAGTCTGCTTATGGTTGGTGTTCCTGCCTCCAGTTTGTTGTCTTCCAGAATAATCTTCCAAAAACATTGCTCTACTTCCGTTATCATCTTACTCAAAAAACTTTCAATGTTCCTCCACCAGCTTTATAATTAAAGGTAAACATTTAGCCTAGCATTCAAGGACTTCCTCAGCTTTCCTTAAAACAGTCCTTGCTTCagctaaatgaattaatataacaTCCCCTTAATAAAActcagtttttcatttgttttttctctcataCAGTTCTGTCTGTGGTGAATACTCTCATTCTTCCCATTCTTACTAAATTCTACTGATTCCCAGGGCCCTGCTCCAGGGTTACCTACTCTAATTCATCCACTGAACTATTCTCTTGAACTTTATAATATACTGCCTTATGAACCTGTCATATTCTTTCATTCTATATTTCAATAACTTTTTTCTGACTATAAAATACATTTCAGAAAATTAGGAAGtgtaaagcaaaaataaagattATCTGTATTTCCTTACCAGGAGTTAAtaaatagaaacatttttttttgtgtgtgcatattatatataattgagaaattaaaatacatcTTCTGCATAGATGTGGAGGAGATATACTCTGTGGTGAAGTCTTAAATTTTCTACAATCTAGTAATTGTGTAGTTGCAACATAATGGCATATTAAAATGTAGGTTTATAATCAGACTAAATGTTCCTCTAAGTTAACTCATGTACTGGCTTTTTTAGGGTTAACTGGTAAAATTCAGTTTTGTTATTTAGTgttaaataatagtaataatattgttGTGGTCTGATggaaaaacctacaacaaaagAGTAATAAACAAAAGTTCTTTATCATGTAAGACCTAGCCTTTATCCATGAAAAGAAATATACATCTATTTTGATATCACCACTACTTCAATTCTGGCCAAATTTACTACCTTAATAATCTGTCACAAAATAAGCAGCAATGAGTTGTTTATAAAGTTTTAACTGCTCAGTTCCTAATAGAATGTTTTTGCCTTACCTGTAATAGAGTTGACGACAGAACGTAGAATTGTTGgtggtttaatcagttctttcaAAATGTTAGATTCAGTAGCCAGTGGAAATCCATTGTCTAACATTTCTTCCAAGAGCTCATATACTATGACCACATTATCCTTAATTGCAGCCTCTGAACACTCACCAAAGTAGtcctaacaaaacaaacataatttATACAATGGAAGGCGCAGGGAGGCTTGCTAAGTACTTTTTGTTCTGAGGGTAAACTTACATTAGCATAATTCACTGTCTAAGATGttgaaaatatgtaaaatgggaaaaaaacctCTATAGTTCCTGATACCAATCCTCAATATTTTGTTAGTATTTTTAGACAAATTAATTCCTGTTAAATTTAGACAAATGAATTCCTGTTAAATATTGTGTCAGAAATTCACTGAAATACTCAACAGGAACGTGAGCTATAAAGTACATTTGCCCTGATTAGCTAGCTACCCAAAacacatataaataaatttaaaatcatttgtACATTCAGTCAgatgagaaaaataacaaaatctaAGTATTAGAGTTCATAACTGATATAAATCTTGGAATCATCCAGAGAATTGAATGTGGAGGGCACTATTGTTTCCTGAGGACATAAtttgttaaacacacacacacatatgaatgAAAACATGGCTTCCATGACTAGGAGATTGTACTGTTTTCCTAAAGTAGTCATATGTGCCACAGTACACCTTTCAGAAATGAGTTTATGAATATACTTAACTGAAAAGAGGAACAAACAAGAGAGTGAGAAAGACTGAGACTACACATCAAAAGCTGTTTAAGTGggggaatagatgtggctcaagcagttgagcacccacctcccaggtaggaggtcctgggtttggttcccggtacctccaaaagactacaaacaacaagcaaaaacaatgagcagacaatgagggaaaaaacacaacaagcagatgagaaaaaaaccaaaaacagggaagcggactttggcccagtggttggggcgtccgtctaccatatgggaggtccgcggttcaaaccccgggcctccttgacccgtgtggagctggccatacgcagcgctgatgcgcgcaaggagtgccctgccacgcaagggtgtcccccgcgtgggggagccccacgcgcaaggagtgcgcccatgaagaaagccgcccagcgtgaaaagaaagagcagcctgcccaggaatggcgccacccacacttcccgtgccgctgatgacaacagaagcggacaaagaaacaagacgcagcaaatggacaccaagaacagacaaccaggggagggggggaaattaaataaataaataaatctttaaaaaaaaaaaaaaaaaaaaaaaaccaaaaacaaaaccaaaaaaaaaaaaaacaatgagcaaaacaatgagcaaacaatgaacagacaacaagcaaaataaaataagcagggagatgtagctcaaggagttgagtgcctatctcccacatgagaggtcctgggttcagttcccagtacctcctaaaagaaagacaaggaacaaaaataacgagtgcaaacaatgagcaaaaattaGCAAGCAaccatggggtggggggaggagggaggtgttTAACTGAAGAATATCATCATGTGTCTTACCCTCAAACTAACATGGGAAATTTGAGTTCTAAAGGTCTGATGAATAACCAACCTGAAAAGTGTCAGCAACTCGATGTAGGAACTCAATTACAAAGAGAGGTGGCACTTCAGTCTGTATGACAGAAACAAAGAAGAGCTTGTCCCGGTAGATACTGATGAGGTAGTGGTGAGGTGTTGGAATGACAGGTGGTACATTTTCAACATCTGCAGCTTTCTCTTGAGCTTCAAAGAAATAATCACAGACAGACTGGCTCACAACACTTTTCCAGTGCTTTTCTAGAAATATGTCACCGGAACAGTTTATGAGAAATAGACTGTGGATCATTTTCTGTGGGGGGAAAAAGTTTAAATTGATT is part of the Dasypus novemcinctus isolate mDasNov1 chromosome 6, mDasNov1.1.hap2, whole genome shotgun sequence genome and harbors:
- the AP3M1 gene encoding AP-3 complex subunit mu-1 — its product is MIHSLFLINCSGDIFLEKHWKSVVSQSVCDYFFEAQEKAADVENVPPVIPTPHHYLISIYRDKLFFVSVIQTEVPPLFVIEFLHRVADTFQDYFGECSEAAIKDNVVIVYELLEEMLDNGFPLATESNILKELIKPPTILRSVVNSITGSSNVGDTLPTGQLSNIPWRRAGVKYTNNEAYFDVIEEIDAIIDKSGSTVFAEIQGVIDACIKLSGMPDLSLSFMNPRLLDDVSFHPCIRFKRWESERVLSFIPPDGNFRLISYRVSSQNLVAIPVYVKHSISFKENSSCGRFDITIGPKQNMGKTIEGITVTVHMPKVVLNMNLTPTQGSYTFDPVTKVLTWDVGKITPQKLPNLKGLVNLQSGAPKPEENPSLNIQFKIQQLAISGLKVNRLDMYGEKYKPFKGVKYVTKAGKFQVRT